The Williamwhitmania taraxaci genomic interval TTGGTGCCCAAAACATGCTGGTTGATGACAATGGTTTTACCGGTTCGTTCTTTGCCGATTACCCATTTGGTACCGAAAAAGGGAGCCTATCCGGTTGGCCGTTTTCCATTAGCAACCTGTCGGTTATGGTGGAGAAGAATAGGCTAAAGGGCGGCAGCTTGGCGGGAACCTTGAATATTCCATTTCTAGGAAAAGATACGGTAGGCTATATGGCGACGCTGGAAGCCACCCCTTCGGGTTTAAATTACCTATTTGGCGTTCAGTTGGATGTGGATAAAGAATTCTCCATGCCGCTTGGCGGGAAGTTATACCTTGGTAAGGCATGTACCTTTATTGTGAGCAAGGATGAAAAAGGACTTGTACCTAAAGTTGTTTTGAATGGCTACCTAAAAGTTGATGCTAAGCCAGTAGAGTTTGAGAAAATAAAGTTTGAGAGTTTAACGCTCACGGCAAAGTCGCCATACATAGTTGGTGGATACTTTGGTTACGATGGTGGCTTTAAGCAGAGCATCGGAGGTTTTTCCCTTACTATCAACAGTCTTGGGGTATCAACATTCGATGGGCAGATAGCCCTATCTGCAAAAGTAGGGATTGAACTTGGCGGCGATACTCCAATGCTGAAGGGAGAGGCAGGCATTACAGTTAAGGCTGCCTACGAAAAGAAGGGTGATAGTGGCGACCGTGAATGGAAATTCAAGGGGGTAAGTGTAAGCGAAATCGCTATCGCGGGAAACTTTTCCATATTTTCGTTGAAGGGTAGATTGGCCATATACGACGACGATCCCATTTACGGGAATGGCTTTAAGGGTAACGCCGGATTCTCCATGAGCGCCATTCCCTGCAAGTTAGATGCCAATGTGCTTTTTGGCAGAAAGGGACAGACGAAGTATTGGTATGCCCGCGTTGATGCCAGTGTTGTTATTCAAGTGGGCATGGTAAAAATAGTGAAGTTAAGTGGTGGTGCCTACTGTAATGCAAAGCGAATTCAACTGGACGATAACAAGTATGACTACATTCCTGATACTACCGGATCAATGGGATTTATCGCCGGACTTGGGGTGGAGATACCCCAAAAGAACGTTTTCTATGGGGAAGGGGAGATGGACATCTCGTTCAGTAAGAATTGGGGATTGCGACAAATACAGATGCTTGGTAACGGTAATTTCTTTACAGCCGGAGAAGCTCCTTACGTATGGGCAAACTTTAACACGGTTTACAACTCCGATGAAAAGATTTTTCACGCCAACCTGAAGACCTACATGAATATTTACGGGGCAATAAGAGGGAGCGGCCCTGGCAACCTCGTCGGAGAGGCCGTTATTCACTCCGACCCTAAGGATTGGTACATCTACATCGGCCGGCCATCCGCGATGAACAGCATAGAGATGTATAAGCTGGCTACTGCTAAATCATATTTTATGACGGGTACTAAAGTGGAGGATATGCCGCTTCCTCCGAGTAGGTTGGGTAAGATTCTTGGAGACATCGATCTCAACTTCATGAAAAAGGAGAATGCTGTATCAACGGGCAAAGGTATAGGCTTTGGAGCTCGGATGGAACTCGATTTTGGCTTTGGAAAAAATGGCGGGTTTGCCTACGCATACCTCACAGCAGGTGCTGGTGCCGATATATTACTTCGCGATTATGGTAACGTTACCTGTGAGGGGCGTTCGGGTCCAATGGGGATCTCTGGATGGTATGCTTCGGGGCAGGCATATGCCTACATGGAGGGCAAGGTTGGAATAAGAGCCCGCCACCGTGAATTCGACATCATGGCAATGTCTGCTGGAGTTTTGTTGCAGGCAAAGGGGCCTAATCCTTTCTGGCTTAAGGGTAAGATTGCCGCCAAGTATAGCGTTTTGGGCGGGCTTGTTCGGGGAAAGGTAAACATTCCAGTGCTGCTGGGCGAGGAGTGCGAGATGGTAACCAACGGCCGGGAGCTGGGCGAAATTAAGCTCATCGGCGATATTACTCCCGCAAGTGGTGCCAATGATATTGATGTATTTACCGCTCCCCAGGTGGCATTCAATACCGCTATCGACAAGGAGTTTGGAATGATAAATTTGAACGATGAGTATCAGACCTACCGGGTAAAGCTCGATGAGCTTAAAATTGTAGATAAAGGGGCAGAGGTAAGTGCTACCTATTCGTTTAGTCGCGACAAGGATCTCGCTACGCTTAAACCGCACGATATTTTGCCGGGAAATACTAACCTAAAGTTATTGACCAAAATTCATATCGAAAAGAAGGAGCAATCGGGGTGGCAGGCATTGATGTACCAAGGTCAGGTTGACTATGAGGTGAAGGAGACAGCCTTTACCACCGGCGACGAACCCAAGAGCATCCCTGCTAGCAACGTGGCATACAGCTACCCGGTGGATAGGCAGTTTAACTTTTTCAAGAGCGAGTATGGGGAAGGCTACGTTAAGCTAAAGTCGGGACAGCCAAAGCTCTTCGCCACGGTGCAAAATGGTGCCAAGTGGCGCGTTGTGGGTAAAATGAGCAACTCGGTATCGTCCATTGAGGTTCCAGTAACCTACAATGCCGATCAAAGCTTGGTTCGCTTCACTATTCCAGCTTCCCTTAGTACCTCCAGCGCTTGGAACTTTTCCATTGTGCGCATTCCTGAGGCGCAAGCCAACGACCAAAACATCAGCAAGGGAGCCGAGCAGCTGGCGGTAGCCAACGACGGCGATACCACCACCCTTGCTAAAAACAAGCTCACGGGTGCAGGGGTATCCAGCGCCGAGGCGGAGATATTTGCGCTAAACTTCCGTACCAGCAAGTATGCCCGGTTCTTGGATAAACTCAACGCCATGGGATCGGCAGAGGAGCAGTATAACGTGGAGGGTTCGAGCAAAATGAGCCTTCTCGGACTTCAAATGCGAACCGAGGAAAGCTTGGATCAGTACGAAATGGTAGGTGCCGAAGGCCAGTTTGAGCCGCTTGTGTATGCTGAGGCCCTTATGAACAACCGCTGGCTCACCGAGCATGTGGATCCAACCGTGTATGGCAGCTACCAGCAGGGAGACAACAGCATTAGCCTTAGCCGCGACATTACGAAGCTGGGGCTACGTCCCCTCAAAGCAATGCTCACTGGAAACCTTTATGGCACGCAGTATCTCATGGAGGAGTCGGATAAGGGTCAGGCGTATGTTCCCTCTAAACCGGGCGATTTTATCGTTCGCTACTATGTTCCTCACTTCGTTTATCAGGACTTCTTCGAGCTGCGCAACAAGGCGCTGGAGAAATACTATGGGAGAACAAGTGCGCTACCACGCAATGCCGCGCTACTTATTCATGGCGACATTCACGATATAGATCCGGGACGGTATGGTCTTAAGGTAAACTATCGACTTCCTGGGTTGGGCATAGTTACCTCCAGCAAAGAATACAGCATTAACTTCTTAAGTGAATAGGAATGAATACTCCAAGAGTAGTAAGAAGTGCCCGCCGCGCGGTGCTTGTAATGGTAAGAATTACCCTGCTTGTTGCCCTGTTTTTTGTTGCCGGGCATGGCGTGGCACAGGAGAATAAAATATGGGCTCTGGCCAAGAGCAAGGGCGATTCGGTGTTGATACGGTGGGCACCCGAGTCTATTCCAGTATGGCAGGTGGGCATTAAGCACGGGTATGTGATTGAAAGAACTGAGCTATCGAGCAGCAGCACCGATTCATCCGGTATTGTGATGCTGAGCAAGCTGCCCGTAATGGCCTACTCCCCGGCCGAGCTGGAGATGCTGGATAAGGAAGAACCCTTTGCGTCGGTTATTTACGAAACATTCTACAGCCAAGAGTTTAAGCCAGCGCTCCCCGAGCAAGGGGTGGGTAATTTTCTGCAATCGTATAATGAGATGGAGATGCGCTTCGGCTTTAGCCTTTTTGTGTGCGATTTCTCGACTCGGGTGGCTAGGGCTGCCGGGCTATTTTTTGTGGATAAGGATGTAAAACCCGGGAAGCGTTACGCCTACCGGATTTCGCTGGCCGATAGCCCTGCCGGGTTAACGGTGGCACCCGGTATTGCCGTGGTTGATGCCGGCAAGGAGACGGTTTTAGCTCCGCCCACCGATGTTGTGGCCGTGTTTAGCGATAGGAGCGTTAAACTTCGCTGGCCCTCGTTTATCCATAAGGGATTGTACACCGCCTATAAACTCGAGCGCAGCTTCGATGGCAAGCAGTTTACTCCAACCACAGAACTTCCACTGGTAAACGCTACCCGCGAAGAAGATCCAATGTTCTTTTTTGGGAACGATTCAGTGCCCGAAAACAACCGTAAGGTTTACTACAGGGTTAAGGGGCTCACCCCTTTTGGCGAGGAGAGCCCCGCCTCCGATGTTGTTAGCGGGATGTGCTTCGGCAGCGGTGAGGTAGCGGCTACCATTGATACGGTGATGGACGATAAGCGCGGTGCCTTAGTTCGCTGGACTATGGGCGGTGATGTAAAGAGCAAGAAGGTTTGGCTGCTTAGAAGCCCTTCGAGCGGCAAGCCCTATGAGCCGCTTACCAAAAAACCGCTGAAGAGCGACGCTACCGAGTTTGTGGATGCGGCTCCGCTGCCCAACAACTTTTACAAGCTGCGGCTGGAGGCTGCCGATGGGAGCGCCACCGAGTCGTTTCCCTACATGTATGTTAAAACCGACTCCATGCCCCCCGTTGCCCCCACTGGGCTGATGGGGAAAATAGATAGTGCCGGGGTGGTTACCCTATCGTGGAATGCCAACACGGATGCCGATATTGACAGCTACAAGGTTTTTAGGGGGAATAGCTTGAATAGCACTTTTATGGATGTGAGCAACTACTACCAAAAGGCAAATATTTTTACCGATACGGTGAACCTGCAAACCCTAAACAAGGCCATCTGCTACAAGGTGGTGGCCTACGATAGGCGCTACAACGCCTCCGATTTTTCGAAGGTGCTCTTGCTCAATTTGCCCGACACCATACCTCCCGTTCCCTGCCAAATTGTGGATATTGAGGAGCAACGTGGGGAGGTAGCGCTGGCCTTTGAGCCAAGCCCCAGCAGCGATGTGGCCACCTATAGGCTCTTGCGCCGACAGGAGACCGATAGCGTAGGCGTGGAGGTTGCCAAGTGGGCGGAAAAATCGCTTCCTGCCCGCTATAACGACGCCCCCGCTGCAACCGATAAGCGTTATGGCTACACACTCGAAACGGTAGATATATCGGGGAATAGGAACTACAGCCTAACGCGCTACGCCTACGTGCAGCAGGAAGCCAAGCTGCGGCTACGGCTCGATGGTTCCGCCACTGGCAATGCCATAGCCCTAACCTGGGAGAGGATAGGCGGCACCAACCCCATATACCTCTACCGTGCGGCCGATGAGGCGCCCTTTAGCCTGCTGGTACTGCTACCGAGCAGCGACACGGGCTACAGCGATACCAGCCTTGAGCATGGCCACCGCTACCGCTACCTGCTTAAGGTGGAGCAGCAGCTCTCCATCCCCATTATTGTTGAATTTTAATACCGCCAGTTATGAAGAAACTATACAATTTACTTACCATACTAATTCTCTTAGTTTCCTTTGCGGAGCAGACAAAGGCGCAAGAACAGGTTGAGGTAGAGGTGCAGATTGTTGACTATTATATGTTTGATGATGGGGGAAGTGGCACTAGTGGTGATAACTATACTGTAAAATATTTCCAGATTAATAATTCGTCTCGATACACCGAACCAGCGAAATATAACTATAAGGGTAGAACTTATAAGTATTTAGCAACGTTAACCGGAGAAAAACTCACACTTTCTGTTGTGTATGCTTATCGATATTACTGGTGGAATTTGTATAAGGATGGTGGAACGGAAAGCGACGATACACAAACCGTAGAGTTCACATTGTCAGATGCCATCGGTAAGTTTGGGAAAGTGGAGAAAGCAACGTTTAAGGTTAGAGAAAACTGGTATGGAAATCAACCTTCTGATTCTATAACACTAAGAATCCGCATTAACCCCATAAAGGTAACGGCTCCCTCCGAGAAACACTGCGTCAACGAACCCATAACGCTATCTACTTTCAAAGGACTAACCCCTAGCAGTGGAGTTTCCTTTAAGTGGCAGTATAATCTTGTTGAAACATATAAGGGTTTTTCTGTTGAATTTCTTGAATGGAAAAGTGACCTTTTGCCACAAATTGAAATGGCATTGAGAGAGGTAGGTAGTGATGATGATATTAAAGAACAGATAATTGCAGATGTAGATTTTTGTTCTTATGTGGTTGATAATGAGGCGGCAAATGCAAAGCTTCAAAGCATGCTTAAGTTATATTCAGGTAAACTTAGTAATGCAGCAATGCAGAATGTAATTACAACATTTTATTATTATTTGCAAACGAGGCCAGATCCAACCCTTGGACCACACAAGGTTACCCCACAGTGGAAAGACTTAGCAGTAAGCAATGGGAAAGAGACTGAAGCATCTTTGGCTTCCATTGCCACCTCTATTAATGAACTTCGTAAAATTGACTTCCGAGTGCAGGCAATTTATGGGTCAGTCGCAACGCCTTTCTCCACAATTCCGTGTCAGCGCGATTTATTGCCTATGCCGCCATCTGTTACAATCAGTTCGTCTACTAATGCTTGCCCAAATACTGGTGGGCAACAAGGTACCGTATCCTTTTCGGTAAGTAGTCTGGTTAATGATTCATGTATTTATAGGATTGTCGATACAAAAATTGGTTATTATGCAAATATTGACGATGCAAATTACTCTGTTGGTGCATACGGAGAGTGGAAAGGAATGCCCAAGGAAGTTCCACAAAATGGTATTTGTTATGTTAGCGGGCTTAAGCCAGGGAATTACAAACTTCTTGTCACTTACAGGGAGTCTGCTCTTCGGAATTGTTACGGTCCCCAAGAGTTTTCTATTGGAACCCATCCCGATTTCTCCTTTACAACCAGCATAGAAGATGCTAAATGCCCTGAGAATTTCGATGGCTCCATAACGGTGAATGCAATCAGTTGTGTTGGGGATCCAGTATACAAATGCTTTTATAATAATACTGATTATCTAATGATTAATAATGTTGCTTCCGGTTTATCGAAGGGAGTTTACACTATTAGCGTTACTGATGGCTGCCAAGAGAAAACGGATAAGGTTACCATTACTGCCCCCGCCCCTGTTACCGTCGCGGTTAGCGATCAAATAAACCCCACCTGCACCAGCAATCCTAACGGCATGGTTACCGTTGCCGCCACGGGAGGTAATGGCAGCACCTACAGTTTCAATCTTGTGAATATTGATTCTAAAGAGATTTACACACCTACAGATAAACCTAGATCGTGGACACCGACAAACCTTAGCTCCGGCACATACAAGGTTTACGTTAACGATCCCGATCACTCCGGCTGCGAAGCGGCCAAAGCAGAGTTTAAGCTGGATGCGGCTACACCGCTATCGATTAGTAAACTTTCCGACAGTAAAACAACGCTGAACTGCTCCTATAGCAATGATGGGAGTATTGGGGTAAGCGGAAGCGGTGGCTCTGGCTATTTTACCTACACGCTACAAACCAACAATATAGTAAAGACAGCTGCAACAGATAATGAAGCTTGGTTT includes:
- a CDS encoding fibronectin type III domain-containing protein, which gives rise to MNTPRVVRSARRAVLVMVRITLLVALFFVAGHGVAQENKIWALAKSKGDSVLIRWAPESIPVWQVGIKHGYVIERTELSSSSTDSSGIVMLSKLPVMAYSPAELEMLDKEEPFASVIYETFYSQEFKPALPEQGVGNFLQSYNEMEMRFGFSLFVCDFSTRVARAAGLFFVDKDVKPGKRYAYRISLADSPAGLTVAPGIAVVDAGKETVLAPPTDVVAVFSDRSVKLRWPSFIHKGLYTAYKLERSFDGKQFTPTTELPLVNATREEDPMFFFGNDSVPENNRKVYYRVKGLTPFGEESPASDVVSGMCFGSGEVAATIDTVMDDKRGALVRWTMGGDVKSKKVWLLRSPSSGKPYEPLTKKPLKSDATEFVDAAPLPNNFYKLRLEAADGSATESFPYMYVKTDSMPPVAPTGLMGKIDSAGVVTLSWNANTDADIDSYKVFRGNSLNSTFMDVSNYYQKANIFTDTVNLQTLNKAICYKVVAYDRRYNASDFSKVLLLNLPDTIPPVPCQIVDIEEQRGEVALAFEPSPSSDVATYRLLRRQETDSVGVEVAKWAEKSLPARYNDAPAATDKRYGYTLETVDISGNRNYSLTRYAYVQQEAKLRLRLDGSATGNAIALTWERIGGTNPIYLYRAADEAPFSLLVLLPSSDTGYSDTSLEHGHRYRYLLKVEQQLSIPIIVEF